Part of the Candidatus Thermoplasmatota archaeon genome, GACTAGACTAAGTGTACCAATTTTATTTATTTAATACCCTTACACTATTTTTATGATAAAACCTCTTTTTTAAGGGAATCGCTTATGACAAAATTTTTGCCTTTACGTCGTGCCCGTTCATGCTTGATTTTCTGGACTTTATTGAATTCCTCTATATCTATTGTACTTCCATGGTTTCCGGGAGCTATTATATCTTCCCATTCGATGAGCCCGCAGTAAATCGGATTGGAAAGTATCCTTGACACGGTCTTTTTATTCCATTTCCCTCCTCTTTTCGTTGTCACTCCTCTTTTTTTCAGCCATTTTGAGATATCCTCCAGTGGTTTTCCGTCCAAATACATTTCGTATATTTTTTTGACAATTTCCATTTCGTCTTTTATTTCCACGAAATGTCCATCTTTGTAATCGTATCCATATGGCGCAGGTGATCCCAATATGCCTTTGCCGTCCTTTGCCTTCTGTCGCATGCCGACATATACCCGCTCCCCTATCTGCTCGCTCTCCAGCTGGGCTATGCGCTGGATTATGTCCATGACGAACCTGCCCATGGCAGTTGATGTGTCGAGGCTTTCAGTCATTGACACAAATTCCTTGCCATTTTCGTTTAAATTTTCCATCATCAACATGAAATTTTTGCTGTTTCTGTGAATTCTGTCCATTTTCATTACAAGCAATACATCCCACTCGTCTATTTCCTCCATCATCTTTTTGTAGGCAGGGCGATTTATGTCTCTGCCGCTGTAGCCGTTGTCTATGCATTCCTTCACAATTTCCCACCCCCTTGCATTGCAGTATGATTTCAGCTTTTCCATCTGGGCGTCAAGTGAGAAGCCCTCTTTTGCTTGGTCTTCTGTTGAAACACGCGTATATATGGTAACTCTCTTCATTTTTTCATCCCCAAGTGTC contains:
- a CDS encoding recombinase family protein, coding for MKRVTIYTRVSTEDQAKEGFSLDAQMEKLKSYCNARGWEIVKECIDNGYSGRDINRPAYKKMMEEIDEWDVLLVMKMDRIHRNSKNFMLMMENLNENGKEFVSMTESLDTSTAMGRFVMDIIQRIAQLESEQIGERVYVGMRQKAKDGKGILGSPAPYGYDYKDGHFVEIKDEMEIVKKIYEMYLDGKPLEDISKWLKKRGVTTKRGGKWNKKTVSRILSNPIYCGLIEWEDIIAPGNHGSTIDIEEFNKVQKIKHERARRKGKNFVISDSLKKEVLS